The segment TCTGGCTGATGTGGCTGCTGGATTACAACCTGTCGGTTGCCGTGGCCGTGGGTTTCATCGCTCTGGCCGGGGTAGCAGCGGAGACCGGAGTGGTCATGCTGATCTACCTGGATCACGCCTGGGAAGAGGTGAAGGCTCGGTGCCAGGCGGAGGGGAAGACCCCGGGAGCGGCCGACCTCTACGCGGCGGTGATGGATGGCGCCGTTGAACGCGTGCGGCCCAAGATGATGACCGTGGTAGCGATCATGGCGGGTCTTTTGCCCATCATGTGGGGCAGCGGCACCGGCTCCGAGGTCATGAGTCGTATTGCCGCCCCCATGGTCGGAGGCATGATTTCTTCAACCGTCCTCACGTTGGCCGTTATCCCGGCCATTTATGCTCTGGTGAAGCAATGGCAGCTACGCCACGAAATGGATGGTGTATTTCCGCTGGGGGTAAAGCCAAACTGAACAGGCGAGGGGATGATCAAGCCTCGGGAATAACGCTTGACATTGACATGATGGGAAGGTTTATCTTGGTATCTGCGTCAATAGAGACGCCTAACAGGAGAAACTTATGAGCTCGATGGAACTGTCAGTAGAAGGTATGACCTGCGGCTCTTGTGCCAACGCCGTGCGCAGAGCGTTGACCCGCGTTCCCGGTGTCAGTCATGTTGACGTGGATCTCGCGCGAGGACGGGCGATGGTCGCGTCTCCAGGTGATGGAAACCATCTGCAGGATATGCTGGATGCGCTGACTGAAGCTGGCTACAAGGGGGAACTGGTTTCAGGTTCGACGGCATCAGGGAGCGAAGATTCGCCGAGCCCTGCCATGGGGCGCTGCACCAGCGCCAAAGCCACGCAAGGTCAAGGTGGATGCTGCTGCGGCCGTTGACTGAACTGCCGCTGCGCCAAGATTGTTTGAGAACAGAAGGGAAGTTGAAGCCATGGATGAACATGCTCATCACGAACACCATCATCATGATGGGGTAAAACCAGCCTCGACATCACCGGCGCAGACGACTGGTTTGAAAGATCCGGTCTGCGGCATGGCCGTCACCGCGCAGTCAGAACACCGCCTCAGCCACCAGGGGCAGAGTTACTTTTTCTGCAGTGCGAAGTGCCAAGGCAAGTTCGCCGCTGATCCAGAGCGCTACGCAAGCCCGGTAGCCGCCGCACCGGTGTCAGCGCCGGCGCCCATTGGGACGATCTACACCTGTCCCATGCATCCGGAGATCCGGCAGGACC is part of the Rhodoferax sp. BAB1 genome and harbors:
- a CDS encoding heavy-metal-associated domain-containing protein yields the protein MSSMELSVEGMTCGSCANAVRRALTRVPGVSHVDVDLARGRAMVASPGDGNHLQDMLDALTEAGYKGELVSGSTASGSEDSPSPAMGRCTSAKATQGQGGCCCGR